GGTCGACTTCAGCAAGTTCGGCCCGGTCCGCCGGGTCCCCCTGTCGCGGATCAAGAAGATCTCCGGCCCGCACCTGCAGCGGTCTTGGCTCAACGTCCCCCACGTCACGCACAGCGACGAGGCCGACATCACCGAGCTCGATGTCTACCGCCGCGAGCTCGACGAGGCCGCGAAGGCCGACGGCTACCGGGTGACCCTGCTCAGCTTCCTGCTCAAGGCCGCGGCCGCGACGCTGCGGAAGTACCCCGAGGTCAACAGCTCGCTGTCCGGCGACGAGCTGGTGCTCAAGGACTACGTGCACGTCGGCGTCGCCGTCGACACCCCCGACGGCCTGGTCGTCCCTGTCGTGCGCGACGTCGACCGCAAGGGCATCCTCGAGATCAGCCGCGAGCTCGCCGACCTCTCGGCCCGCGCGCGCGACGGCAAGCTGACCGCGACCGACATGCAGGGCGCGACGTTCACGATCAGCAGCCTCGGCGGCATCGGCGGCACCGCGTTCACCCCGATCGTCAACGCGCCCGAGGTCGCCATCCTCGGCGTCGTACGCTCGAAGACGGCACCGGTCTGGGACGGCGAGACCTTCGTCCCCCGGCTGATGCTCCCGCTGTGCCTGTCCTACGACCACCGGGTGATCGACGGTGCGCTGGCCGCAAGGTTCACCGCGCACCTCGCCCACCTGGCCGCCGACGTACGCCGCCTCTCGCTCTAGCCCGACCCTCAGGAGTCCCGATGTTCTCGAAGGTCCTGGTCGCCAACCGTGGCGAGATCGCGATCCGCGCGTTCCGCGCGGCCTACGAGCTGGGGGCCGCGACGGTCGCGGTCTTCCCCCACGAGGACCGGGGCTCCGAGCACCGGCTGAAGGCCGACGAGGCCTACGAGATCGGTGAGCGCGGCCACCCGGTGCGCAGCTACCTCGACCCGGACGCGATCGTCGCCGCAGCGGTGGCGTGCGGTGCGGACGCGATCTACCCGGGCTACGGCTTCCTGTCGGAGAACCCGGCGCTGGCCGAGGCCTGCACGGCGGCCGGGATCACCTTCGTCGGTCCGTCGGCCGAGGTGCTGACCCTGACCGGCAACAAGGCGCGGGCGATCGCTGCGGCCAGGGCGGCCGGTGTGCCGACGCTGTCGTCGGTGGACCCGTCCACGGACGTCGAGGAGCTGCTCGCGGCGGCCGAGGCGATCCCGGCGCCGCTGTTCGTCAAGGCGGTCGCCGGTGGTGGCGGGCGCGGCATGCGCCGGGTCGACGACCGGGCGCAGCTGCGCGAGGCGATCGAGACCTGCATGCGCGAGGCCGAGGGCGCGTTCGGCGACCCGACGGTCTTCATCGAGCAGGCCGTGGTCGACCCGCGGCACATCGAGGTGCAGGTCCTGGCCGACGCCGCCGGCGAGGTGATCCACCTCTTCGAGCGGGACTGCTCGGTGCAGCGGCGGCACCAGAAGGTCGTCGAGATCGCGCCGGCCCCCGGGCTGGACCCGGAGCTGCGCGAGCGGATGTGCGCCGATGCGGTGCGCTTCGCCCGGGAGATCGGCTACTCGTGCGCCGGCACGGTGGAGTTCCTGCTCGACCCGGCCGGGAACTACGTGTTCATCGAGATGAACCCGCGGATCCAGGTCGAGCACACCGTGACCGAGGAGGTCACCGACGTCGACCTGGTCCAGGCACAGCTGCGGATCGCGTCCGGCGAGACCCTCGCCGACCTCGGCCTGTCGCAGGAGACCGTGCGGCTGCGGGGTGCGGCGCTGCAGTGCCGGATCACGACCGAGGACCCGGCCAACGGGTTCCGGCCCGACACGGGCACCATCACGGCGTACCGCTCCCCGGGCGGGGCGGGCGTGCGCATCGACGGCGGCACGACGTTCACCGGCGCCGAGGTCAGCCCGCACTTCGACTCGATGCTGGCCAAGCTGACCTGTCGCGGCCGGACCTTCGAGGACGCCGTCGCTCGGGCGCGGCGGGCGGTGGCCGAGTTCCGGATCCGTGGCGTGGCCACGAACATCCCGTTCCTGCAGGCGTTGCTCGACGACCCGGACTTCGCGGCCGCGTCCACCGGTGCGGTGACGACGAGCTTCATCGAGACGCACCCGCAGCTGCTGACGGCCCGCGCGTCGGGTGATCGCGGCACACGGCTGCTCACCTACCTCGCCGACGTGACGGTCAACCAGCCGCACGGTCCCATCCCCGTCTCCGTCGCGCCGGTGGCCAAGCTGCCGGCGCTGGACCTCGCGGCGGTCGTGCCGGACGGGTCGCGGCAGCGGCTGCTGGCGGTCGGCCCTGCGGCGTTCGCCGAGGAGCTGCGCTCGCGTCCGGGTGTGGCGGTCACCGACACGACCTTCCGCGACGCGCACCAGTCGCTGCTCGCCACCCGCGTGCGGACCCACGACCTGGTCGGGGTGGCCGGGCACGTCGCGCGGATGACGCCGCAGCTGTGGTCGCTGGAGTGCTGGGGCGGGGCGACCTACGACGTCGCGCTGCGCTTCTTGTCCGAGGACCCGTGGGACCGGCTGGCCCGGCTGCGCGAGGCGGTGCCGAACATCTGCCTGCAGATGCTGCTCCGCGGTCGCAACACGGTCGGCTACACGCCGTACCCGACCGCGGTCACCGACGCCTTCGTCGAGGAGGCCGCGGCCACCGGCATCGACGTGTTCCGGATCTTCGACGCGCTCAACGACGTCGAGCAGATGCGGCCCGCGATCGACGCGGTCCGCGCCACCGGCACCTCGGTCGCGGAGGTCGCGCTGTGCTACACCGGCGACCTGTCCTCGCCGGGCGAGGACCTCTACACCCTCGACTACTACCTGCGCCTGGCCGAGAGGATCGTCGACGCCGGCGCGCACGTGCTGGCGATCAAGGACATGGCCGGACTGCTCCGTGCTCCCGCCGCCACGACCCTGGTGACCGCGCTGCGCGAGCGGTTCGACCTGCCGGTGCACCTGCACACCCACGACACCGCGGGCGGCCAGCTCGCCACCCTCACCGCGGCGATCGCCGCCGGGGTGGACGCGGTCGACGCCGCCACCGCCTCGATGGCCGGCACCACCTCCCAGCCGCCGTTGTCCTCGCTGGTCGCGGCCACCGACCACTCCTCGCGACCCACGGGGCTGTCGCTGTCGGCCGTGAACGCGCTGGAGCCCTACTGGGAGGCCGTTCGCCGGCTGTACGCGCCCTTCGAGTCCGGGCTCCCGGCCCCGACCGGTCGCGTGTACCGCCACGAGATCCCCGGCGGCCAGCTCTCCAACCTGCGCCAGCAGGCGATCGCCCTGGGCCTGGGCGAGAAGTTCGAGCAGGTCGAGGACATGTACGCCGCCGCCAACGACATCCTCGGCCGCATCCCCAAGGTCACCCCGTCCTCGAAGGTGATCGGCGACCTGGCCCTCGCGCTCGTCGCCGCTGGGGCCGACCCGGTCGCGTTCGCGGCCGACCCGTCGTCCTACGACATCCCGGCATCGGTCATCGGCTTCCTCCACGGCGAGCTCGGCGACCCGCCCGGGGGCTGGCCCGAGCCGTTCCGCTCCCGCGCCGTCGAGGGCCGCCCCTGGACCCCGCCGGCCGAGGTGCTCTCGGACGAGGACGCGGCCGGCCTGGCCTCACCTGATCGTCGCGGCACCCTGAACCGGCTGCTGTTCCCCGGCCCGACCCGGGAGTACGCCGAGGCCCGCGCCCGCTGGGGCGACCTGTCCGTCGTGCCCACGGCCGAGTTCCTCTACGGCCTCCAGCCCGAGACCGAGCACGCCGTCGACATCGACGAGGGCAAGCGCCTCCTCGTCGAGCTCGAGGCGATCAGCGAGCCCGACGAGCGCGGCTACCGCACCGTCCTGGCCCGCCTCAACGGCCAGATCCGCCCCATCTCCGTGCGCGACCGCTCCGTCTCCGCCGAGGTCGCCGCCGCCGAGAAGGCCGACCCCACCAAGCCCGGCCACGTCGCCGCCCCCTTCCAGGGCGTCGTCACCGTCACCGTCACCGAGGGCGACGAGGTCGCCGCCGGCGACACCGTCGCCACCATCGAGGCGATGAAGATGGAGGCCTCGATCACCGCTCCGGTCGCCGGCGTCGTGCAGCGACTCGCGTTCAGCGGGACCCACGCCGTCGACGGCGGCGATCTGGTCCTCGAGCTGGGCTGACGCAGGTCACGCGGTCAGCCGGCCCGCGCGAGCAGGGTCCGCCGGGCGAGCACGATCCAGCAGCCGATCGCGCCCGTCGACAGCAGCGCCGGCACCCAGTGGTCGAGCAGGGCGGACGCACCGACGGCCGCGCCGAACGCGGTCAGGTTCAGCACCACGTCGTAGACCGGGGCGACGAACGCCCGGTTCAGGACGTGGGCCACGGCGATGACGAGGCCGCAGCAGAAGGAGACCGACAACAGGAGGCTGACCACGTCGACCATTGTCGCGGACAGGTCCTAGCCTCTGCCCATGGACGACATCGACACCATCGTCGTCGGGGCGGGTGTCGCGGGCCTGACCGCGGCCCGGCTGCTGGCCACCACCGGTCAGCGCGTCGTCGTGCTCGAGGCACGCGAGCGGGTCGGTGGCCGCACCCACTCGGAGCGGCACGAGGGCCTGGTGACCGACCGGGGCGCGTCGTGGATCCACGGCATCGACGACAACCCGCTGTTCGCAGCGGCCGAGGCGTTCGGCATGCCGATGACGGAGCTCACCGTCGGCAGCTATCAGCCCGACAGCCGCCCGATCGCCTACTACGGCCCCGACGGCGTGCGGCTGGACCAGGCGCAGGTGGACGCCTTCGCCTGCGACGTGCGCACGTTCGACGAGCGACTCGGCGTGGCCGTCGCGAGGTCGGCCCGCGGGACGTCGTACGAGTCCGTGGTCGAGTCGACCCTCGCGGAGCTGGCGTGGCCGGCTGATCGCACCGAGCGCGTGCGCGAGTTCCTGCGGCACCGCACCGAGGAGCAGTACGGCGTGTGGATCGGCGACCTCGACGCCCACGGGCTCGACGACGACCAGGTCGAGGGTGACGAGGTCGTCTTCCCCGACGGCTTCGACGTGCTCGCGACCCGCCTGGCCGACGGCCTCGACGTGCGCCTCGGGCAGGTGGTGACCCGCGTGCGGTGGAGCACGGACGGAGTCGTCGCTCTCTGCGGCGACCGGGCCGTCCGCGCCGGGCGTGCGATCGTGACGGTGCCGGTCGGCGTGCTGAGGTCCGGCGCCCTCACCATCGAGCCACCGCTGCCCGAGCCCCTGGCCGGCGCCCTCGACCGGCTCGAGATGAACTCCTTCGAGAAGGTGTTCCTGCGCTTCCGCGAGCGGTTCTGGGCGCCCGACGTGTACGCGATCCGGCGCCAGGGCCCGGCGGCGGCCTGGTGGCACTCCTGGTACGACCTCACCCGGCTGCACGGCGTACCGACCCTGCTGACCTTCGCAGCCGGGCCGTGCGCGCAGGCGATCCGGGACTGGAGCGACGAGGCGGTCGCCGAGTCCGTGCTCGCCGCGCTGCGCGAGATCCACCCGGACGCCGAGATCACCCCCACGGCCGTCGAGGTCACGCACTGGCGCGACGACCCCTTCGCCCGCGGCTCCTACGCCTACATGACGGTCGGAGCGACGACCGACGACCACGACGTGCTCGCCACGCCCGTCGGCGGCGTCCTGCACCTGGCCGGCGAGGCGACCTGGACCGAGGACCCGGCGACCGTGACCGCCGCCCTCCGGTCGGGGCACCGGGCTGCCGAGAACGTGCTCGGCCGGCCGGTCCCGGTCGAGACGCTGTGGACGACCGGCCTCCACGGCCACCAGCACCCCTGACGGACCGGCCCGTGGCGTCCCCGGGCCGGCGGTCGACCGGTCCGCCGACCCGGGGAGGCGTGTCACGCGAGCAGCGCGTTGACCGACTTCTGCTCGGTGTAGGCGTCGATGGCCGAGGCACCGAGCTCGCGGCCCCAACCCGACTGCTTGAAGCCGCCGAAGGGCATGGCGGCGTCGAAGGCGTTGTGGCAGTTGATCCACACCGTGCCCGCCTTGATCTGACGGGCCGTGCGGTGGGCCTTGGTCACGTCGCGCGTCCAGACCGAGGCGGCGAGCCCGTACGGCGTGTCGTTCGCTGCTGCCACGACACCCTGCTCGGCGTTGAACGGCGTCGCGACGACGACCGGGCCGAAGATCTCCTCGCGGTAGACGCTGAAGGAGGAGTCGACGTCCACGAGCACGGTGGGCTCGACGTAGTAGCCCTCGTCGCCGTGGCGGCGGCCACCGGTCAGGGCGCGGGCGCCGTCGCGCAGGCCCTGGTCGACGTAGCCGAGGACACGGTCGAGCTGCGTCTGCGAGACGAGGGGGCCGACCTCGCTGGTGGGATCGAGGCCGGGACCGAGCTTGCTGGCTGCGGCGACCTCCGCGACGCCCTGGGTGAACTCGTCGAAGATCTTGTCCTCGACCAGGAGCCGGGTGCCGCTCGTGCAGGTCTGGCCGTGGTTGAACAGGAAGCCCGACGCGGTGCCCGGGATCGCGAGGTCGAGGTTCGCGTCGGCGTACACGACCTGCGGGCTCTTCCCGCCGAGCTCGAGGCTGACCTTCTTCAGGTTCCCCTTGGCGGCGTCGACGATCAGCTTGCCGACCTCGGTCGACCCGGTGAAGGCGATCTTGTCGACGTCGTCGTGGGCGGCCAGGGCGGCACCGGCGTCGCCGTACCCGGTCACGACGTTGAAGACGCCGTCCGGCAGCCCGCACTCGGCCATGATCTCGGCGAGGCGCAGCGCGGTGAGCGGGGTGTCCTCGGCGGGCTTGAGCACGACGGTGTTGCCACACGTGAGGGCGACCGGGATCTTGAAGGCGGCCATCAGGAGCGGGAAGTTCCACGGCACGATGGCGCCGCAGACGCCCACCGGCTCACGCAGCGTGTAGGCGTGCCACTGGGTGCCGGGCGCCCAGGGGACCGACACCGGGATGGTGCGGCCCTCGATCTTGGTGGCCCAGCCGGCGTAGTACTGGAACAGCTCGGCCACCCAGGTGACGTCGACGGCCTGGGCGACGGCAGCGGACTTGCCGTTGTCGAGGGCCTCGAGCTGGGCGAGCTCCTCCGCTTGCTCGTAGATCGCCTCGCCGATCCGGAAGAGCAGGCGCTGACGCTGGGCGGGCGTCCACAGCGACCACTCGCCCTCGAACGCCTTGCGGGCGGCGCGGACGGCGCGGTCGACGTCGACCGCCTCTCCGTACGCCACCTCGGTGAGCACCTGGCCGGTGGCCGGGTCCCGGGTCTCGAACGTCCGGCCCGAGGCGGCGTCCACCCAGGCGCCGCCGATGAACAGGCCCTTGGGGCGGGACAGCCAATCGCGCACCCGGGGCAGCACGGCGGTGTCGGTGGGGACGAGCAGGTCGGTCATGGTTCCTCCGTCAGGAATGGGCGATCGGTGCGGTGCGAGCGTCGTCCGCCCTGCCCGGTGGCGGTGTTCAGCTTCTGGACATTCCCCGGCCTCAGGGCGCCAGCAGTCGGTCCAGCACGGCGGGGAGCTCGGCGAGCGCGTCGAGCGAGGCCATCCGCGCACCGGCGTCGCGGGCGAACCGCCGGGCCTCGTCGTCGTCCGACGCCGGTGCGACGACCAGCAGCTCGTCGAGCCCGCGGGCGGCCGGCAGCGGGTCGACGTCGTCGGTGACCCGGCAGTCGGAGAGCAGCAGGGTGATCCGGCGGCGCGCCCGGGCGCCGGCGAGCTGCTCACGCGCGGCGCGCAGCGCGGCGTCGAGCGAGGTCATCCCGTGGCCACGCAGGCCGAGGACCCGTTCGACGGTACGCCGGGCCGGGCTCGCCGTACCGAGGGCGACGACGGTCTCGGCGCGACGGTCGAAGGCCACCACCGCGAGCTCGCCGCCGGACTCGGCCGACCTCAGGGCACAGGCCGCGGCGGCCATCGCCGCGGTCGCCAGCCGCCGACCGTCCATCGAGCCGGAGCGGTCGACGAGCAGGCACAGCGCGGTCGCCGGGCGCTCCCACACCGACGCGGTCAGCTCGTCGAGGGCCGGCGGGCGACCCTCGCCCCGCGCCACGGCGACCGCCTCCAGGGACGCGTCGAGGTCGAGGTCGCCCCCGCGGTCGGCGCGGGTCGGTCGCAGCCGGCCGGCGCCGATCCGGCCGTGCGGACCGCTGCGCGCCCGCTCCAGCACCAGCCGCGGCACGAGCGCCTGGACCCGCGCCCGCAGGGCGGGGTCGGTGGCCCGGCTCATCAGCGCGAGCAGCGGCAGCACGTCGTCCGGGTCCTCGGCGACGGCCGCCTCGACGGCCGCGACGTCGAGCTCGCCGACCTCCGGCGAGAGCTCCTCGAAGCGCGGGTTGCGGGCCAGCTCGGCACGAGCGTTGGTGCGCTCGGGCCGCCCGCGGCGGGAGGCGGCCGTGGGCGGTGGGGAGGCGCCCGCCCCGACCGGGGGCGGGCTCAGGCTTCCCCCGGGCGGGGCTCCTCCACGGTGTGGTCGTCGCCCGCGGGCCCCGGTCCGAAGTGGGTCGCGTAGAGCTCGCCGATGATGTCCTCGGGCCGCCGGGTGGACGCCTCGTCCACCCGCACCCGCCCGCTCAGCGCGACCAGTGCCGCGTCGAGGCCGACCTGCCAGTCGTCCTCGGCGACGCCGCGGGCCCGGGCCAGCTGGTGGTTGATCCCGGCCAGGTCGATCGTGCCCCGCACCGACGAGCCCACCCGCAGCTCGGGGTGCTCGCGGGTGGACCGCACCAGCGCGACCGCGCGGTCGCGCCAGTCGGCGGACGGGACCGGAGCCCGCTGCGCGAGGATCTGTGCCTCGGCCTCGGCGGACTGGTAGCCCATCGCGATCCGGCAGGTCCGGTCGTAGACGGCCGAGGAGACGCGGGCGGTGCCGACGGCGTCGTACGGGTTCATCGCGGCGACGACCGCGAAGCCCGGCGCGGCACGGACCAGGCCGAGCCGGGGTACGACGATCTCCCGTTCCGACATCACCGTGAGCAGGGTGTTGAGGGTCTCCTCGGGCACGCGGTTGAGCTCCTCGACGTAGAGCAGCCCGCCCTCGCGCATCGCGGTGAGCAGCGGCCCGTCGACGAAGACGTCGGGCTGGTAGCCCCGGCTCAGCACCAGGGCGGGGTCGAAGTGGCCGACCAGTCGGGCAGGGGTCAGCTCGGCGTTGCCCTCGACGAGGGCGAACGAGCGGTCCCGGCCGGCGGCGACCCGGCGCAGCAGCGTGGTCTTGCCGGTGCCGGGTGGCCCCTCGAGGACGACGTGCGCGCCGCTGGCCAACGCCGCCTCGAGGAGCTCGGTCTCCCGGGACCGGTCGACGACCGCCAGCGCCGCGAGCACGGCAGTCATCGGTCCTCAGTGCTCGTGGACGACCACGCCGCGGACGTTCTTGCCGTTGAGCAGGTCGTCGTACCCCTCGTTGACCTGGTCGAGGGTGTAGGTGCGGGTGAGGATCTCGTCGAGCTTGAGGTCGCCGGACTGGTAGAGCCCGAGGATCCGCGGGATGTCGACGGTCGGGTTGCAGTCGCCGAAGAGGCTGCCGCGCAGCTCCTTGCGGAAGAGGGTGAGGATCGAGCCGGGCAGCTGGATGTTGGTCTCCTCCAGCTTGTTGAGGCCGGTGAGCACGACCTTTCCGCCCTTGCCGACCGCGTTGAAGCCGTCGGCGACGATCTCCGAGGTCATCAGGCCGGGCGTGAGGATGGCGGAGTCGGCCATCTGCCCGCGGGTCAGGTTCGTGATCGTCTCCATCGCGAGCTCGGCGGACTCGAAGGCGTGCGTGGCGCCGAGCTCCATCGCCTTCTCGCGCTTGTTGGCGAGCGGGTCGATCGCGATGATGTTCTTGGCGCCGGCCAGCGCTGCGCCCTGGACGGCGTTGATGCCGATGCCGCCGATGCCCATGACCATGACGGTGTCGCCGGCCTTGACCTCGGCGGTGTTGACTGCCGCACCCCAGCCGGTGGGTACGCCGCAGCCGACCAGGACCGCCTTCTCGAGCGGGAGGTCGTCGTCCACCTTCACGCAGGAGTTCTGGTGGATGACGCCGTACTGGCTGAACGTGCCGAGCATGCACAT
This genomic interval from Nocardioides kongjuensis contains the following:
- a CDS encoding 2-oxo acid dehydrogenase subunit E2, producing MDNGIDIRVPDIGDFSDVPVIEVLVAPGAVVRAEDPLITLETDKATMEVPSPVDGTIVSVSVKVGDTVSQGTVIAVAETAATETAPTQAAPVEAPVEQAPAPVVVPETVEVGEPAAAGSDDGGLRATPLVRRLARELDVDLTTVTGSGPKGRVTKQDLLTHYDRSVAPAAGGSPAGAGIPVVPEVDFSKFGPVRRVPLSRIKKISGPHLQRSWLNVPHVTHSDEADITELDVYRRELDEAAKADGYRVTLLSFLLKAAAATLRKYPEVNSSLSGDELVLKDYVHVGVAVDTPDGLVVPVVRDVDRKGILEISRELADLSARARDGKLTATDMQGATFTISSLGGIGGTAFTPIVNAPEVAILGVVRSKTAPVWDGETFVPRLMLPLCLSYDHRVIDGALAARFTAHLAHLAADVRRLSL
- a CDS encoding aldehyde dehydrogenase family protein codes for the protein MTDLLVPTDTAVLPRVRDWLSRPKGLFIGGAWVDAASGRTFETRDPATGQVLTEVAYGEAVDVDRAVRAARKAFEGEWSLWTPAQRQRLLFRIGEAIYEQAEELAQLEALDNGKSAAVAQAVDVTWVAELFQYYAGWATKIEGRTIPVSVPWAPGTQWHAYTLREPVGVCGAIVPWNFPLLMAAFKIPVALTCGNTVVLKPAEDTPLTALRLAEIMAECGLPDGVFNVVTGYGDAGAALAAHDDVDKIAFTGSTEVGKLIVDAAKGNLKKVSLELGGKSPQVVYADANLDLAIPGTASGFLFNHGQTCTSGTRLLVEDKIFDEFTQGVAEVAAASKLGPGLDPTSEVGPLVSQTQLDRVLGYVDQGLRDGARALTGGRRHGDEGYYVEPTVLVDVDSSFSVYREEIFGPVVVATPFNAEQGVVAAANDTPYGLAASVWTRDVTKAHRTARQIKAGTVWINCHNAFDAAMPFGGFKQSGWGRELGASAIDAYTEQKSVNALLA
- a CDS encoding pyruvate carboxylase codes for the protein MFSKVLVANRGEIAIRAFRAAYELGAATVAVFPHEDRGSEHRLKADEAYEIGERGHPVRSYLDPDAIVAAAVACGADAIYPGYGFLSENPALAEACTAAGITFVGPSAEVLTLTGNKARAIAAARAAGVPTLSSVDPSTDVEELLAAAEAIPAPLFVKAVAGGGGRGMRRVDDRAQLREAIETCMREAEGAFGDPTVFIEQAVVDPRHIEVQVLADAAGEVIHLFERDCSVQRRHQKVVEIAPAPGLDPELRERMCADAVRFAREIGYSCAGTVEFLLDPAGNYVFIEMNPRIQVEHTVTEEVTDVDLVQAQLRIASGETLADLGLSQETVRLRGAALQCRITTEDPANGFRPDTGTITAYRSPGGAGVRIDGGTTFTGAEVSPHFDSMLAKLTCRGRTFEDAVARARRAVAEFRIRGVATNIPFLQALLDDPDFAAASTGAVTTSFIETHPQLLTARASGDRGTRLLTYLADVTVNQPHGPIPVSVAPVAKLPALDLAAVVPDGSRQRLLAVGPAAFAEELRSRPGVAVTDTTFRDAHQSLLATRVRTHDLVGVAGHVARMTPQLWSLECWGGATYDVALRFLSEDPWDRLARLREAVPNICLQMLLRGRNTVGYTPYPTAVTDAFVEEAAATGIDVFRIFDALNDVEQMRPAIDAVRATGTSVAEVALCYTGDLSSPGEDLYTLDYYLRLAERIVDAGAHVLAIKDMAGLLRAPAATTLVTALRERFDLPVHLHTHDTAGGQLATLTAAIAAGVDAVDAATASMAGTTSQPPLSSLVAATDHSSRPTGLSLSAVNALEPYWEAVRRLYAPFESGLPAPTGRVYRHEIPGGQLSNLRQQAIALGLGEKFEQVEDMYAAANDILGRIPKVTPSSKVIGDLALALVAAGADPVAFAADPSSYDIPASVIGFLHGELGDPPGGWPEPFRSRAVEGRPWTPPAEVLSDEDAAGLASPDRRGTLNRLLFPGPTREYAEARARWGDLSVVPTAEFLYGLQPETEHAVDIDEGKRLLVELEAISEPDERGYRTVLARLNGQIRPISVRDRSVSAEVAAAEKADPTKPGHVAAPFQGVVTVTVTEGDEVAAGDTVATIEAMKMEASITAPVAGVVQRLAFSGTHAVDGGDLVLELG
- a CDS encoding VWA domain-containing protein; this encodes MLPLLALMSRATDPALRARVQALVPRLVLERARSGPHGRIGAGRLRPTRADRGGDLDLDASLEAVAVARGEGRPPALDELTASVWERPATALCLLVDRSGSMDGRRLATAAMAAAACALRSAESGGELAVVAFDRRAETVVALGTASPARRTVERVLGLRGHGMTSLDAALRAAREQLAGARARRRITLLLSDCRVTDDVDPLPAARGLDELLVVAPASDDDEARRFARDAGARMASLDALAELPAVLDRLLAP
- a CDS encoding NDMA-dependent alcohol dehydrogenase produces the protein MKTKAAVVYETGKPIEIEELTLDKPREGEVLIRYTHAGLCHSDVHIAHGDLEARLPMVLGHEGAGIIEEVGPGVTRVKVGDHVVCSFIPNCGTCRYCANGQQSICDMGATILDGYLPGERFPITGPAGQYGAMCMLGTFSQYGVIHQNSCVKVDDDLPLEKAVLVGCGVPTGWGAAVNTAEVKAGDTVMVMGIGGIGINAVQGAALAGAKNIIAIDPLANKREKAMELGATHAFESAELAMETITNLTRGQMADSAILTPGLMTSEIVADGFNAVGKGGKVVLTGLNKLEETNIQLPGSILTLFRKELRGSLFGDCNPTVDIPRILGLYQSGDLKLDEILTRTYTLDQVNEGYDDLLNGKNVRGVVVHEH
- a CDS encoding flavin monoamine oxidase family protein — encoded protein: MDDIDTIVVGAGVAGLTAARLLATTGQRVVVLEARERVGGRTHSERHEGLVTDRGASWIHGIDDNPLFAAAEAFGMPMTELTVGSYQPDSRPIAYYGPDGVRLDQAQVDAFACDVRTFDERLGVAVARSARGTSYESVVESTLAELAWPADRTERVREFLRHRTEEQYGVWIGDLDAHGLDDDQVEGDEVVFPDGFDVLATRLADGLDVRLGQVVTRVRWSTDGVVALCGDRAVRAGRAIVTVPVGVLRSGALTIEPPLPEPLAGALDRLEMNSFEKVFLRFRERFWAPDVYAIRRQGPAAAWWHSWYDLTRLHGVPTLLTFAAGPCAQAIRDWSDEAVAESVLAALREIHPDAEITPTAVEVTHWRDDPFARGSYAYMTVGATTDDHDVLATPVGGVLHLAGEATWTEDPATVTAALRSGHRAAENVLGRPVPVETLWTTGLHGHQHP
- a CDS encoding AAA family ATPase, yielding MTAVLAALAVVDRSRETELLEAALASGAHVVLEGPPGTGKTTLLRRVAAGRDRSFALVEGNAELTPARLVGHFDPALVLSRGYQPDVFVDGPLLTAMREGGLLYVEELNRVPEETLNTLLTVMSEREIVVPRLGLVRAAPGFAVVAAMNPYDAVGTARVSSAVYDRTCRIAMGYQSAEAEAQILAQRAPVPSADWRDRAVALVRSTREHPELRVGSSVRGTIDLAGINHQLARARGVAEDDWQVGLDAALVALSGRVRVDEASTRRPEDIIGELYATHFGPGPAGDDHTVEEPRPGEA